The segment CCATTTACCCCTTTCTTCAGACGCGACCAAATAAAGACCTAAATTTATTAAAAAAATATTCCAAAAAGGGAGGATTGGCCCAATCTTTGTGGAATTGTTCCTCACAGGTTGAATCTCAACCTGAAATCCATGGTGAAGGAGGAAGATCCTTTGTTGAAAAGAATCACCGTCATCACTCTTGCCTTGTTGGCGTTTGGGTCCTGGTCACCGGCGATGGCCTATGTGCTCTGGGGATACAAATGGGCCAGCTCCACCATTTCCTACGAGTGTGATATGTACGGCGATTACACCACGCAGTGCAACAACGGCAAGAATGATTGGAACAGCCGCACCCGTGCGAACTACGTTTACGGGGGAAGCACTGCCGGCGTCCGCACCAATGCCGCCAACTATGGAAACACCGGATGGAGCGGTCTCTGCTCCCTGGCCCAGGTTTCCGGAAACACGATCCGGCGTGCCGATATTTCCATCAACACCCTCTACACAGATGGATATTCATCCGCCCAGCGCAAGGGCGTCATCACCCATGAACTGGGCCATGCCCTGGGACTCTCCCATGAGGACCGCCTCGGACCCGGCGGTGCAGTCATGTACTCCAACGACGGCCGTACCGTCTACTCCCCAACCCAGGATGATATCAACGGAGTCAATGCCATCTACCGGTGAACGGTTACACTCAAAGGAGGGATGAAAAATGATCCAAACTGTGAAGGCCCGGGCTTTCACCATCACCGTACTGACCATGGCCGTGCTGGTGGCCGTCGGAATCTACCTCTCGTTCATTGCCCCGAAGCAATT is part of the Kroppenstedtia eburnea genome and harbors:
- a CDS encoding matrixin family metalloprotease, which encodes MLKRITVITLALLAFGSWSPAMAYVLWGYKWASSTISYECDMYGDYTTQCNNGKNDWNSRTRANYVYGGSTAGVRTNAANYGNTGWSGLCSLAQVSGNTIRRADISINTLYTDGYSSAQRKGVITHELGHALGLSHEDRLGPGGAVMYSNDGRTVYSPTQDDINGVNAIYR